TTCAATAGAGTGGGACTTTGATGGAGTGAAGAAAGGAATGTAACAGGAAATAAGGTCAAACTAGAATAAAGGCAAGTCTAGACAATGAGAATGATGATTCAGATTAATAGACTCAGGAATCTCATACAAGGAAACCCTCAAGATTTCAATACAAGGAAAAATGATTCAAACTAGAAGACAAACAAGGCTAGGCCTCCCAGGAAGGAACCTCCCGAAGCAGAGAATAGTCTGCCCTCTATTTTCACGAGCGAATCCGCGATGGTCCTCTCCTCTCCCTAACGCTTTTTAATGAAGCCTATCTTTGTATTTTAGTGGCCAGCTGTCTAACCACCTGCCTCAGGAAGTAACAACCTTCATGCCAGCACCCCCTTTTTGATTCTTCTGGAATATACTAATAATTTCGTGGGCCCAGGAGATTTTTGATGCAGCTGCCTATCAGACTTTTTCCACTAACATTTGTGCTAAACCCATAACCTCATCATTGAAGTAGAATAAACATCCTTTTTCCCATCATCTTCCTCTCGTCTCAACCCTGTTGCTTCCCCCTTTCTTTCTTGTAACTCCATTGGTCTCTCTCACAATCTCTCTGTGTGTGTATGTATATTTGTGTGTCTCTGTCTCTCTCAAAAATAGCCAGTTCTTCAATTTATAGTTTGAAGTTTGCTCTTTATTTTCCAAATGCTGATAAAGAGATCTCAGCATGTTTTCTCAATTAGATTAACAACAAAATCTATCGCCTTTTCATTGCCTGAGaaacatgattttcctatgatAGGATGGTCTGCCACTGCCAGCGCTCTCCTGCTGCCAAAAGGGGTCCCACGTCACCCTTAGAGATTTATGATTGATCATTAGCCTGTGCTTTATCCAGCATCAGTCAGTGATTCTAACCTTGTTCTCTAACTTTGTTCACCATCCAACCATCATACTCAAAACAAGCACAAACGCAGTATTTGGACAAACAATGGACTGCACTTTTTCTGGAAAGTAACATGTACCAAACTTGTGGTATTTGGGTGGATTTGTTTCTAAAACCTGATGAAAAAATTCCTCTTTATAAATTTTCACATCGAAATGAGCTGTTTTGCCtgatattcatttttttttctatttagagAGGAATTTTTTCATCAGATTTTATTGAGAGTAATTTCCTTCCGTTAATCAATTGCTCacttgaaattatatataaatggtTTAATATcagatttattaatttaaaaaaagaatcaaTGATATTAACATTGTAGCGAAAGATGGAAAGTAAACATACCataaagaaatataaaatttttatatttggaaGGAGGATTTGATGCTTAGTGTCTGTATATCTTTTTGGCTTGTTTtggaaaattaatatatatccaTCCTTCTTAATTAACCAAGCAGTTAAAATAGAAATTTCTTAATGGTGATTCAAAAATATTCCTACTTATATAATAGGCTTATATAATAGGTTTAATATATAGTGTCTGTATATATAATTCGGATTTGTGGATACCCTACCCTTTTACATCCCTAACAAGAGCCGCTATTACAAGAGAAACAGTTATTACATGATAAAATTACTCTAAAGCTTTTCCATGTATTGGCCGGTAATGAAGATCTTGCGATTGATCTTATATACAGCCAAGAGGTTGTTCAGCGCAACCATTTATCATCTGGTATAAACAGAGCAAAGAGGCCAGTCATTATCTATGTTGAATGCGTAAATTGGCTTTGCCAGCCACTTCTTGTTGATCTATACTTGTACCAGTTGGCCCAGAGAAGGTAATGCAAGAAATTCACAGCACTTAGCACGCACATCAGCCAGTAGAATCGTTCCAGTTGATAGTAATTTATGTTGTCGCCAGAGAGCCATGGTCTGCGTGTAGAGTTACCTGTAATATTATTTACTATTGATACAATTACTGAGCTCAGGTAGTAACCCATGGCCAAGGAAGCCCAAGAAAGAGAAGTTGCTAAGGATCTCATGCTTGTGGGTGCCTCTGTAAAGAGAAATTCCATCAGCCCTGCCAATGTGAAGAGATCTGCTGATCCCAAGAATAAGTACTGGAAAGCAATCCAGAAGAATGTGATGGGTAATGGATCATTCGAGTCTAGTAGTCCTGAATTTGTAGCAACTTTCTTCCGCTTGATTCCAACCAGCGCAGCAACTCCCATTGCTATTACAGAAAGAACTAAACCAATGCCAATTCTTTGCAGATGAGTTATGCCCATTTCAGATTTGGTCACTTTCCTAGCGAATGGGATAATGAAATGGTCGTAAATGGGTGCTAGGATCATAATGAAGATTACCGGAAAAAAGGGAAGGGAAGCTGGGGGAACTTTCAAGGAACCAAGCTTGGTGTTCATGGTGGCAGCTTGTTGTACAGAAAATGTGGAGAGCTGAGCCAGGCAGCAACTGAGCATGATGGTGCAAGAAAATATTGGTAGAATTTTTATCACAACTTTAACTTCCTCAACTTGCTGTACTGTGCATTCTAGAGAAGAATGGACTTGCCTTTTCACCACCGCTCTGTTAAGAAAGCTGAAGCTTTTTGTTAAAGTTTCAGTACCGGGTGCCATTTCTTTGGAATTTTCTTTTGATTCTTCGCTGGCCTGGGTTGGACTGATAGGACTTGCATTCAGGTTTGCTATGGCATTGCTGGGAGTGCTGCTTATGAAAGTAGTAATAGCAGCAACGATCAAAacctgttaaaaaaaaaaaaagtggtcaattacatgaaaaaaataatgaaaatttacgCAGCAGTTCAACGTGTTAGCCAGAAAGTCCATAAGAAACCTGTAGTATACCTTGAAAATGGTTGTGAGGGGACTTCCAGAAGGGATCTTATTCCTGTAAGTGGGTGAACCAGCGAGGAAGATAGGGATAGATAGAAAGATTACAATGGTGGATACTCCAAAACCCCACACCCACCCTTTGTTGTCCTCTAGCCACACAACGAAAGTTACTGCAATGAGGCCTCCGCAAGCAAGACAGAAGATGAAGTAATTGAAGAAGGTCGATCTCTGCTTCCTTCCTTGTGGGGTGCTTTCATCAAATTGCTCTGCCCCATGTGCTGCAAGTGAACCCTTTATCCCGCCAACTCCAAGGGCCACCATATAGAGCCCTAAAAACAGCATTGCAGCCTTTGCACCAGTTACTTCTTGGCATGGGACGTTGGGGTTAGCTGGGTCACATGCCGGTGGTTTTAGCGAAGGTGAGCGAGCTTGCACAATGAGTGTCACCAACCCCTGTAACGATCAAAATTCAACATTTATAATCGTAATCAGCATTCAGTAATACAGAATCGAGCTGAGGCCTCAAATTTCCAAAAGTGTCAACATCAggcaaattattttatacaaatGTTGATGCTTtggatataataaaaaaaaattaagtcattTTTACATGAAACGGATTAATATTTCTAGACTTATAACTTCATaacatttttaaattatgtattCATAAAGATTATtagcattatttattttaatgctGCAATTAAGTAaccaaaaatatatttttttgaaaaaataattgtttaataTTTACCCAATTATACACGTGGAAAGGACAAATTCATTGTCACGCAAACAGTTGGTGAACTTGAGACAACTATAAGGCTGTGAAGAAAAAGACAAGTATAGATATTAAGggatatttaaaaagaaaaaaagaagtttCTATTAGTACTCTATGGCTCATGGGCCCTTTCCCTTATCAGGACTCTCTCTAATCGGATAAGTTGCATAACTAGTCTTATGGATTATATGCACTGATTAATTGCGAAACCCTACATGCAGATGCTACTTATCATCATCACCTTCTATAGTAACCTTCTTTCAATCTTTTACTACATAAAACAAACATTTATcccttatttaaaattaaaaatttcataaaaatacaatttaatttattaattttctttttaatttataaaattttataagaatttattttattttttttataaaataaatcataacaaagataatagttaaattaattatataaatcaaataatggtaaattttctaaaattattcaCTACTTGGTGAATTTTCTAACATTATTCACTATTTTGTGAATATTGAATATTATGTAatgaatttaagaaaaaaacttattttgatGATAAGTTTAACCATGGAGGTTTTGAGGGCATGGTTTTCCTGAGGAAAAATAAGTTAAAAGTTCTGCAACCAAGCAAGTTGCTGTAGAAAGGTAGAAGCTGATTACCTCGCAGCACTCTTCTTTTAAGATGACCTGCAACTCttaggatatatatatatatatatatatatatatatatatatatatatatatatatatatataaaagcttttcactatttaattatttatttatttacaccaTATATATTTACTTCACACCATTTCAAGATTAGCCGCCAATAAGAATTATCCGATtaacaaaatatattattattattattatccttTCATTCTTTCCACTtggcacaaaaaaaaaaaaaaaaaaaaaaaaccctcaaAAGCGAGTAatgattaaaacataaaaatactaGGTTACCAATATCCTAAACTAGGTTAATTATGGACTAAAACTTCTGTTGCAATGCGAGAACCAAtctgaaaaataattttgtaaaCATTTTCCGAGTGGGGTTTGCTGCATCACCACACTCTGGTGTTCGGGCTGAGAAAGTACTGTTCTCTAGAAATTTGAGAATCATCAAATGCATGGTTTCCAAttttatgaaagaaaatgaaaacgcaagaagagagaaaggaaaCGACAGACCCAATTCCTCCAGTAACTAACAGAAAACTAAGTTacaagagagggagagagagatatCTTTACCAGAAATTCGATGGCTGCACTTATCAGGTATATGGTATAATTAGTGAAAAAAGCATCTGAGAGAAAACCACCAAGAAGGGCTAAAAGGAAAGAAGTTCCCATGAAATTCGTGACATTATTGGCCGATACAGATGGAGACAAATGCATGTACTCTGATAGATACATCACCAAGTTGCTTGCATTTGCCAGAAATGCCAGGTTCTCCAATATCTCCACAACTGCATGCCAACAAATTTAAAACCCCATCATtttccttctcttctttttttttttttctttcaaacaacAAAATATACAAAGCCAAAAGCAAGTGTGGAAtgctgaagaagaagaagaagcatagAACAGACCCAATACGAAGGAGGCAGCAAGCATGCCTCCATGACGGCCTCTGAGGGCAGGCCTGTTCCTCCAGTCCACATAGCCATCCCATCTAGCCAGCTGCTCTTCGTTTTCTTGTTCCTGCACATAtagacaaaaaagaaaaactcatgaGGGTACACCAAAATATGTATAAGACCAATTATATAAAATACAtgaatgagagagagagagagagagagagactaaAAGGAAGAGGAACCCAccatctctatctctctcttggTGTTGAGAATTTGGATCTTGGGTGAGAGGAGTTGTTGAATATAAAGAAAGAGTGATGACTGGTTGAGGTTTTAAAGACCCAAAAGATATAGAATAAGACAAAATATATCCTGGACCCATTATAAAATGGACTTAATTTCATCCTTTTAGcctgaattattattattattactactaAATGATAAATTACTTCATCgagttttaattaatattatttaattaaaataatataaaaaaatatgataaaaattaaaaattttattaaaattttttaaaatttaaaaggtgaatttttaataattaaaaaatactatttgtaataaaaaaattaatatataaaattataaaaatattttttaaaaatatttaaaatataaaataaaccatttaaatcatcaaatttttatattgaattttgtaataaatttatgatttttattatttttttaaaaatcatgcATGGCAAAAGTCACTTTTTAAAAATGTatcatgaattttatatatgatatttgGTTGGGCACTCCATTTTTCAAATATTGACGTGTTAAAGAAAAAAGGGAATTTTTTTTCCCTATTTTGTATATATGATATTTATCCTTTTAAATGcattcttttaaaatattaaggttCTTATTTGGATCTTAAAACTTTTGAAGGGTCAATATGACCGTTTAGTATAAGTTTAGGGATGAAAATAGACTTTTTACTTCTGATTGATTTTCGTTTGTTTTTTCCAAGGTTGAAcgtatgtacatattaaatagacaTAGAGGCAAAATTAAAATCCTAAATAGCTTTAGAATGAGCAGTCTTATTCCAAAAAAAGTTAGGAAAAGTGTAAAATATCCCTATTATAGAAGTAGGAAAATTTTTGAATCACCATCaaaaaatttctattttaaCTGTTTGGTTAATTAAGAATGATGGATATATATTTCCCAAAACAAGTGGACACTAAGCATCAAATCCTCCttccaaatataaaaaaattatatttctttatgGTATGCTTGCTTGCCATCTTTCATTAAtccttttttaaattaataaatctgATATTAAACCATTTCAGGTCAACAATTGATTAACGGAAGGAAATTACTCTCAATAAAACCTTCATCGCTTATTatcctaataaaaaaaattcctttttaaataaaaaataaatatatatttatcaatATAAATATCATGCAAACCAGCTCATTTCGATGtggaaataattatttttgttcAGGTGATTATttaacattatttattttttgaataagaGGAAAGTGGTTTAATTAGGGCAAGAAGGCTTCATTAAAGCTCTAATCACAGGAGTGTAAGAAGACGATTCTTGAAATGATGTAGACATTTGTAGCCCTTTGGTTATTCATCTATTGTAACTGAAATCATAATAATCCACTGTAACtgcaaaaaattcattaatgatCACACGGTTGAGTCCAATTCTtccatttatatataaatatataaatgttttttattatttcaaataaatatattaaaattccaaaaaaaaagaaagagaaaattgaCAGTCGGGTGTGGACTGGAGAATTCAACCATTAGACATGTGAACCATCCTTTACTGCTGTGTGGACCAATTGTGTTTTTCTAAGACAtgtgtgttattattattattatttaggacaatataaattttttttggtAAGTCTGGAATTAATGAAGGTAGTTAGGGAGTTGGTGTCATAACTCCTTCCAATGCAACCTTATATTTCTAATATTTCATAATCTGTatatatccttttttttttcacttcttAAAAAATCTCATTATAAATATCAatgataaatatcaaaattatgaagaaaaaaaaatttaagtaatttaGTTAGCATTGTCTGTTTCCAGCAGGGGCAGGACCtgcatttataaaaaaatatgtaatgtTGCAAAATGTTTCAACGGCTGGTTTGaaacattaattatattacATCACACGGTCAGAGCATATTCAGTCCCCTCATCCTCATTTTCTAGGGGTTCTGTATGGATGATTTCACTATCATAAAACTGTTCGTTTTTTTCCATGAGATACCGATGAGGCAAAATTAGATCCACCGCGCATCTAACTAATGTTGCCAATTTAATTGAtgtattaaaatcaaattgataatgcgagttaaaataaaattatattataattaattaaataaattatcagtaataaattaaaattaaattgatgatacgaattaaaattaaattatattataattaattaaatagataattgatatttataatcgttatttcaattttcaaataagtagatgaaagaaaatgataaatgaaaattttaaaaatatttgtatgGAAAAATagcaaatatttatatatttttgtgatatttttttatattgtaaaaaaattgagataaatgtagtattttttattattaacgaTAATGTGATCGGCTCGTTAATATAGAATATTCACcgtttaattagttaaaaatcTTTACCGTTTAATTAGTTAGAAATTCTGTGATTATAGTcgtaaaatgaatttaataaattgtAATCGTTTAATGGTAACTTTT
The Manihot esculenta cultivar AM560-2 chromosome 1, M.esculenta_v8, whole genome shotgun sequence genome window above contains:
- the LOC110610585 gene encoding protein NRT1/ PTR FAMILY 4.6 codes for the protein MEQENEEQLARWDGYVDWRNRPALRGRHGGMLAASFVLVVEILENLAFLANASNLVMYLSEYMHLSPSVSANNVTNFMGTSFLLALLGGFLSDAFFTNYTIYLISAAIEFLGLVTLIVQARSPSLKPPACDPANPNVPCQEVTGAKAAMLFLGLYMVALGVGGIKGSLAAHGAEQFDESTPQGRKQRSTFFNYFIFCLACGGLIAVTFVVWLEDNKGWVWGFGVSTIVIFLSIPIFLAGSPTYRNKIPSGSPLTTIFKVLIVAAITTFISSTPSNAIANLNASPISPTQASEESKENSKEMAPGTETLTKSFSFLNRAVVKRQVHSSLECTVQQVEEVKVVIKILPIFSCTIMLSCCLAQLSTFSVQQAATMNTKLGSLKVPPASLPFFPVIFIMILAPIYDHFIIPFARKVTKSEMGITHLQRIGIGLVLSVIAMGVAALVGIKRKKVATNSGLLDSNDPLPITFFWIAFQYLFLGSADLFTLAGLMEFLFTEAPTSMRSLATSLSWASLAMGYYLSSVIVSIVNNITGNSTRRPWLSGDNINYYQLERFYWLMCVLSAVNFLHYLLWANWYKYRSTRSGWQSQFTHST